The Nerophis ophidion isolate RoL-2023_Sa linkage group LG05, RoL_Noph_v1.0, whole genome shotgun sequence genomic interval ACTGGGGCGTTGTCATTAGCATCAAGTACAATGATATGTATGACTACTGTACCAGATCTGGGAGGAGAACCACCATCCACTGCTGTAAGGAGCAATTTTAATTCCTGCTGTTCTTCTCTGTCTAATTCCTTATCCAAAATCAACTCACCGTATTCATTGCCAGAATTGGTCGCCTGAATACGAAACACAAAATTAGCATTTTGTTGTAGTATGTACCTTTGAACCAAATTTGTTCCGATATCTGCATCATTTGCTGCATTAAGGCGGTATTTAGCTCCTTTGACAGCTGACTCACTGATTTCCAGCCTCACAACATCATTAGGGAAAATCGGTGCATTGTCATTCACGTCCTGCACTTGCAGAGACAACCTGTGTAGTTCCAAAGGATTCTCCAGCAGCAGATCGAATCTTAGAACACAGGAAGGTTTTTCACCGCAATGCTCCTCTCGGTCGATCCTGTCAGCAACCATTAAATCTCCTGTCTGGAGGTTTATTCCGCAATACTGTTTGTCATTTCTTTCCATGTCGACACGAGGCTTGCGAGCAGACAGTTTCCCCACCTCCAATCCGAGATCCTTGGCGATATTTCCAATGATAGATccacttttcagctcctcttgTACAGAATAGCTCAGGTCTCCGTGTGCGCAATCGAGCAGGACAAAGAAAAAGATGAAGCTGCAGCTGTGAACCACGCGTCGTGTGTGCGCCATCCTCTGATATTAACGCACAAAATGCAACACACTTCCAAATTTCAAAATCTCATTTGACCACTAAAAACCCCTTTTGCTTTAGTCCTCCTCCTTTAACGCTTTGAAGAAGACTAGAATCCAACAATGAGTGTTGCACAGCACAAACAAAGCCTGCATGAATCTGCTGCTGGTCTCTACTGACACCATGTGTACTGTAAGAAAATTGCAGTTGTCATATATATGCTGCATTGTATTATTATCAAGATACAATAATGAGAGAATATAGTTTTTTCGTACAGCTATCGTCCGCTTTTGATAAATGATTTGTGTTTCAGTCTTTCTCTTCACTACTTCTGACCATTATTCCGCAAATGTCCGAGACCTTAGGAAattgtttaatacttaaaaacagttaaaacaaatatatacgcATTTTTAAAATCAGGTCTTTAAAGaattaaaacattacaaaaatatcATTTTATCTCACTGTTCTACATCAGTATACTACTAAAATATTCAGGTGGTTACATCTTGCCAGCTTTGTTCTTAAAGCCTAAAATTTAATGATCTGCATCTTTAGCTCAGAAACGTTCTCTTAAAAATGCATTTACAAACAAATTCAATTAATTCAGAAGTTTTACAACGCATACACACGTTTCAGTGTTACAAATTATTTAGGGGGAAGTTACGACATAATTATAGGAAGGAAAAGCCAGATAAAAACAAACTGactttaaaattaattaaaaaaaacaacaacagctggTTTCAGCCCCAAAGCCAAATCAATGAAGTATACACTATTGATCCATATGTGACAGGAAGCTTTAAAaataggctgtttttttttttaaaccatcagagaaaaaaggaaaaacaaggtCAATGTTAAAAAGATCTACGTCGTTAGTGGTAAGAGCAGGTGCTAGATAAGAAAATAACACAATTTTCAACACAAAAGAGACATTTGAGGATTCCATACATGTATCTTGTTTCACTCAGAGTCATGATGGAGTCTATCCCAGGTGACTTGGTCAGAAAAGGTGGAACACCCTAAATAGATCACCAATAAATACTGCCAGATTACACATTACACCTgggcaaattagttttttatttttattttttttaactgtagacTTATAagatttataaaacagaacatttaaaaaaaataccaaattttATGAAATGTTATGTGTAAATGTTGGATGATTTGTATTGAACGACACCGAATGTGTCATATTCACAATTTGGTAGTTTTCCAAAGGACTTGTGAGTAAAAACAGACTACTGCATGTTTGTGTTTCTTGCATtttaacacaatatatatatatttacatacaagtTAAACATCTTCTGAAACATTTTGAATTAACgttttgttttgtgtgtttttgttttttgtttttgttacagTATTTTTGCTTGCTGTCCATGATACACCCGTTACTGTTTCAAAACCAGTTCAAAAGAGCAAAAGGAAAAAATATGCACACTCAAAGTCTCAATTGAACAAGGACAGCGAGATCTGAAGCCAATAAGCCTCAAAAACCTTTAAAGGTGGAAACATCATCCTCCCTTTTCGATAGCTGCTAGTCAGAAATAGAGTCCACTTGGTTAAGCTTCAGTTGATGATAACGATGTTACAATTTAAACATGACAATTGACATCTAAACTCAAAGTGTACAACATGTtaagaaactaaaaaataaaggcCTACCAATGGATACATTGGTAGGAAAGTAGAAAATTGTAATTGTCTGATGTGCGATAATATATCATAACAACATCATTTGTAAATATTTTGTCAAAAACAAATTGATCAGCAAAAATAATTTTAGTTAAGTCCAAACTTAATACATTTTCAGAAAACAAATAgtaaatatacaatgaaaactggTAAACCGATTATGAGTAAACTGAGTATATGCGTTTTTACTTTCATAAATATGATTTTTACAATTTAGTGTATGTTTTCAGTGCgtgatttttcttttctttttacagATTCTCACTTCCCTCGGCCTTCAGAAGAAAATACACGGAACGACTATTTGTGATTGCCACCgtattatttaaaacatttaaaatacaataaaacagtCCAACGATTGATACTGTACAACATCCAAAAAACCTGCTTTCATTTTACAAACccaatattaataaaacacataCATTGCAAAGCAAATTAAATAAGTCgaaacttccaaagacatgcacctggggataggttgattggcaacactaaattggccctagtgtgtgaatgtgagtgtgaatgttgtctgtctatctgtgttggccctgcgatgaggtggcgacctgtccagggtgtaccccgccttccgcccgattgtagctgagataggcgccagcgccccccgcgaccccggaagggaataagcggtagtaaatggatggatggatggatggaaatgaatATTTCAGCAAGATTTAAATATGAATGTCAAAGGTGTCCACAATCATTGCTTAAGCTGATAATTGAGACAAGACCACAGAATTATAAAAGATATAAAGATCTTGATTAACAATGTTGATTGGCAAAGCAAAGCATCAAAAAGTATGATGAAAATCTGAAATGTACAATCAGTTCTTCTCAAGTCACAACCGACTATACAAAAGcgaccacacaaacacagccagttaAAAAAGGTAATGAATGTGtcattttagtcttttttttagcTTTTCAGTATGTGTCATCTCAGAAAAATCTtgacacaaaatatgcattaagACATCAATAATATCAAACCATGATCACAATATAGCTCAAGAAACTGCCATGATAATCAATATATAAATACTGTCCTTCATAAATAATGAGTGcatttacaaacatttgtattcAGGCATTGTCATAAATTCGCAAAAGGGTCCTACCTCCAAAGGGTCGAAAGAATCCTGAAGATCATCAACAAAGTCAGAAGGACTTTTCCTCAGAGTCTGGTCAGCAGGCAGCGTGTTGTCATTGTAAGAAGACACAAACTTAAAGTCACTGGTTCTAGAACCTGTTGTCAAGTAGGCGTCATAGTTGTAGGTGCTGCGTAAAGTTCCTGTGCCGTCAACATCTGCGTAATTAGGAGGCAGATACGCGCTGGGGATGGCAACTGCTCCATCAAACAACAGTCTGGGCTTTCTCCTGCGACAAAACCTCACACCCAGGACGATGATGATGAAGGTCAGAAAGAAGGTGGACACAGACACCAGCGCGATGATCAGATAAGACGTCAGTTTGGAATTCTTCTCCTCATAAGAAATGTCCTTCAGTTCTGGCACCTCAGCCAAGTTGTCAGAAATAAGTAAATACATGGAGCAGGTGGCAGAGAGAGGGGGCTGTCCGTTATCTTTCACTGCCACAATCAGGTTCTGTTTCATGCTGTCGGATTCAGAAATGTCCCGCTGGGTCCTGATCTCTCCACTGTGGAGACCAATGGTGAAAAGTCCCGGATCAGTGGACTTGACTATATGATAGGACAGCCAGGCGTTCTGTCCAGAGTCTGCGTCCACCGCTATCACTTTGGACACCACAGAGCCTCCGTGTGCAGCTTTGGGGACCAGCTCTGTCATGAAGGAGTTACCCTCTGGGGAGGGGTACAGTATCTGAGGAGAGTTGTCATTCACATCCGATATGAACACACTGACGCTCACGTTGCTGCTCAGCGGAGGAGAACCGTTGTCTCTGGCCATGACGTGGACTTTAAAACTCCTCAAGTGTTCATAATCAAATGACCTGACAGCGTGGATCACACCTGTGTCTCCGTTAACAGACACATAGGAGGACACCGGGGCACCGTTCACCTCAGCAGCTAACAGAGAATAAATCACGGTACCGTTCTGTCTCCAGTCGGGGTCTCGAGCACTAACGGAACATAAAGTGGAgccagctttgttattttcactCACATATGCACTGTAGGACTGTTCCTCAAACACAGGTGGGTTGTCATTGATGTCTGCTACGGATAAGTGAAGACTTTTAGAGGAGGACAGAGGAGGAGAGCCCTCGTCAGTGGCACTGATTGTAATGTTGTAATCAGACACTAGTTCACGGTCCAGTTGTCCAGTAGTCACCAGAGAATAATAGTTTTTAATAGAAGGAACTAACTTAAAGGGGACATTTTGTTGAATGGAGCAGCGGACCTGTCCGTTCTTCTCAGAGTCTCTGTCCTGAACATTAATGATGCCCACCTCTGTACCAAGTGACACATTTTCAGGTACTGGATTAGAGAGTGACTTTAAATTGATCACAGGAGCGTTGTCATTTACATCAATTATAACAATTACTACTTTTGTCACACTAGAAAGTCCATAACCATCTTTAGCTTCAACATACACTTCGTGCGTCGAATCCTCTTCATAATCCATCTTGCCTATCACAAATATTTCTCCGGTTTtatcattgagagaaaaaatattTCTTGATTTATCAGACATTCTGCTGAACTCGTATGTTATTTCACCATTTACACCTTCGTCTGCATCTGATGCGCTCACAGTAATAACTGGTGTTTTAAGTGCGGCGTCTTCTTTGACAGATGATGTATAAACAGCCTGAGTAAAAACTGGGGCGTTGTCATTAGCATCAAGTACAATGATATGTATGACTACTGTACCAGATCTGGGAGGAGAACCACCATCCACTGCTGTAAGGAGTAATTTTAATTCCTGCTGTTCTTCTCTGTCTAATTCCTTATCCAAAATCAGCTCACCATATTCACCGCCCGAATTGGTTGTCTGAATATGGAACACAAAATTAGTATTTCGTTGTAAAATATAGCTTTGAACCGAATTTGTTCCGATATCTGCATCATGTGCTGCATTAAGGCGGTATTTAGCTCCTTTGGCAGCTGACTCACGGATTTCCAGCCTCACAACATCTTTCGGGAAAATCGGTGCATTGTCATTCACGTCCTGCACTTGCAGAGACAACCTGTGTAGTTCCAAAGGATTCTCCAGCAGCAGATCGAATCTTAGAACACAGGAAGGTTTTTCACCGCAATGCTCCTCTCGGTCGATCCTGTCAGCAACCATTAAATCTCCTGTCTGGAGGTTTATTCCGCAATACTGTTTGTCATTTCTTTCCATGTCAACACGAGGCTTGCGAGCAGACATTTTCCCCACCTCCAATCCGAGATCCTTGGCGATATTTCCAATGATAGATCCACGTTTCAGCTCCTCTTGTACAGAATAGCTCAGGTCTCCGTGTGCGCAATCGAGCAGGACAAAGAAAAAGATGAAGCTGCAGCTGTGAACCATGCGTCGTGTGTGCGCCATCCTCTGATATTAACGCACAAAATGCAACACACTTCCAATTTTCAAAATCTCATTCGACCATTAAAAACCCCTTTTGCCTTAGTCCTCCTCCTTTAACGCTCTGAAGAAGACTAGAATCCAACAATGAGTGTTGCACAGCACAAACAAAGCCTGCATGAATCTGTTGCTGGTCTCTACTGACACCATGTGTACTGTAAGAAAATTGCAGTTGTCATATATATGCtgcattgtattattattaagatAAAATAATGGGAGAATATAGTTTTTTGTACAACTATCGTCCGCTTTTGATGAATGATTTATGTTTCAGTCTTTCCCTTCACTACTTCTGACCATTATTCCGCAAATGTCCGAGACCTTAGGTAattgtttaatacttaaaaacagttaaaacaaatatatacgcATTTTTAAAATCAGGTCTTTAAAGATTTAAAACATTACACAAATATCATTTCATCTCACTGTTCTACATCAGTATACTACTAAAATATTCAGGCGGTTACATCTTGCCAGCTTTCTTCTTAAAGCCTAAAATTTAATGATCTGCATCTTTAGCTCAGAAATGTTCTCTTAAAAATGCATTTACAAACAAATTCAATTAATTCAGAAGTTTTACAAAGCATACACACGTTTCAGTGTTACAAATTATTTAGGGGGAAGTTACGATATAATTATAGGAAGGAAAAGCCAGATAAAAACAAACTGACtttataattaattaaaaaaaaacaacaacagctggTTTCAGCCCCAAAGTCAAATCAATGAAGTATACACTATTGATCCATATGTGACAGGAAGTTTTATAAATAGgctgtttttctttaaaactatcagagaaaaaaggaaaacaagGTCAATGTTAAAAAGATCTACATCGTTAGTGGTAGAGCAGGTGCAAGATAAGAAAATATCACCATTTTCAACACAAAAGCGACATTTGAGGATTCCATACATGTATCTGTTTTCACTCAGAGTCATGATGGAGTCTATCCCAGGTGACTTGGTCAGAAAAGGTGGAACACCCTAAATAGATCACCGATAAATACTGCCAGATTACACATTACACCTgggcaaattagttttttattttaatttttttaccttTCGACTTATAAGAtttataaaatagaaaataaaaaaatctaattttacgAAATGTAATGTGTAAATGTTGGATGATCTGTATTGAATGACACCGAATGTGTCATATTCACAATTTCGTAGTTTTCCAAAGGACTTGTGAGTAAAAACAGACTACTGCATGTTTGTGTTTCTTGCATTTTAACacaatatatatacttacatacaagTTAAACATCTTCTGAAACATTTTGAATTAACGTTtcgttttgtgtgtttttgttttttgtttttgttacagTATTTTTGCTTGCTGTCCATGATACGCCCGTTAGTGTTTCAAAACCAGTTCAAAAGTGCAAAAGGAAAAAATATGCACACTCAAAGTCTCAATTGAACAAAGACAGCGAGATCTGAAGCCAATAAGCCTCAAAAACCTTTAAAGGTGGAAACATCATCCTCCCTTTTCGATAGCTGCTAGTCAGAAATAGAGTCCACTTGGTTAAACTTCAGTTGATAACAATGTTACAATTTAAACATGACAATTGACATCTAAACTCAAAGTGTACAACATGTtaagaaactaaaaaataaaggcCTACCAATGGATACATTGGTAGGAAAGTAGAAAATTGTAATTGTCTGATGTGCGATAATATATCATACCAACATCATTTGTAAATATTTTGTCAAAAACAAATTGATCAGCAAAAATAATTTTAGTTAAGTCCAAACTTAATACATTTTCAGAAAACAAATAgtaaatatacaatgaaaactggTAAACCGATTATGAGTAAACTGAGTATATGCGTTTTTACTTTCATAAATATGATTTTTACAATTTAGTATATGCTTTCAGTGCctgatttttcttttctttttacagATTCTCACTTCCCTCGGCCTTCAGAAGAAAATACACGGAACGACTATTTGTGATTGCCACCgtattatttaaaacatttaaaataaaattaaacagtcCAACGATTGATActgtaaaacatccaaaaaacctGCTTTCATTTTACAAACccaatattaataaaacacatacattgcaaaacaaattaaataagtcgaaacttccaaagacatgcacctggggataggttgattggcaacactaaatggtccctagtgtgtgaatgtgagtgtgaatgttgtctgtctatctgtgttggccctgcgatgaggtggcgacttgtccagggtgtaccccgccttccgcccgattgtagctgagataggcgccagcgccccccgcgaccccgaaagagaataagcggtagaaaatggatggatggatggatggaaatgaatATTTCAGCAAGATTTAAATATGAATGTCAAAGGTGTCCACAATCATTGCTTA includes:
- the LOC133552584 gene encoding protocadherin beta-15-like; the encoded protein is MAHTRRMVHSCSFIFFFVLLDCAHGDLSYSVQEELKRGSIIGNIAKDLGLEVGKMSARKPRVDMERNDKQYCGINLQTGDLMVADRIDREEHCGEKPSCVLRFDLLLENPLELHRLSLQVQDVNDNAPIFPKDVVRLEIRESAAKGAKYRLNAAHDADIGTNSVQSYILQRNTNFVFHIQTTNSGGEYGELILDKELDREEQQELKLLLTAVDGGSPPRSGTVVIHIIVLDANDNAPVFTQAVYTSSVKEDAALKTPVITVSASDADEGVNGEITYEFSRMSDKSRNIFSLNDKTGEIFVIGKMDYEEDSTHEVYVEAKDGYGLSSVTKVVIVIIDVNDNAPVINLKSLSNPVPENVSLGTEVGIINVQDRDSEKNGQVRCSIQQNVPFKLVPSIKNYYSLVTTGQLDRELVSDYNITISATDEGSPPLSSSKSLHLSVADINDNPPVFEEQSYSAYVSENNKAGSTLCSVSARDPDWRQNGTVIYSLLAAEVNGAPVSSYVSVNGDTGVIHAVRSFDYEHLRSFKVHVMARDNGSPPLSSNVSVSVFISDVNDNSPQILYPSPEGNSFMTELVPKAAHGGSVVSKVIAVDADSGQNAWLSYHIVKSTDPGLFTIGLHSGEIRTQRDISESDSMKQNLIVAVKDNGQPPLSATCSMYLLISDNLAEVPELKDISYEEKNSKLTSYLIIALVSVSTFFLTFIIIVLGVRFCRRRKPRLLFDGAVAIPSAYLPPNYADVDGTGTLRSTYNYDAYLTTGSRTSDFKFVSSYNDNTLPADQTLRKSPSDFVDDLQDSFDPLEVGPFCEFMTMPEYKCL